The following proteins are encoded in a genomic region of Pyricularia oryzae 70-15 chromosome 6, whole genome shotgun sequence:
- a CDS encoding DNA ligase 1, whose product MGSPAKKRKLNGDTKPTPSRGLEYFFAKQKQKPPEPPLNEYTATSSQVLSDEELARKLQAEWNREDTVRNEAQGVSSKESEGVAARNADGSNLDDATLATDNPLADGSALTVTANSTKTNTLTLQSVASAEDTISSVIPLDESPLAFNVSEYITKLKAHWNAEGGNASYAILTRCFVLVSATTSRIKIVDTLVNCLRILIEADPDSLLPAVWLATNSISPPYISLELGLGGSAISKALKQVCGLDSRSLKAIYDKHGDPGDVAFEAKKKQNFTLRKPKPLTIKGVFQSLVKIAQSQGQGSVNVKQQIVDRLLQDARGGEESRFIVRTLCQHLRIGAVKTTMLIALSRAFLLSKPYGADFETRDTKELARLKKEELAEVWARGEELVKACFARRPNYNDLVPVLLEIGITDELLVRCGLAIHIPLRPMLGSITRDLSEMLTKLQGRDFACEFKYDGQRAQVHCDENGKVSIFSRHLELMTDKYPDLVALIPKIRGEGVSSFILEGEVVAVDSTTGDLKNFQTLTNRARKDVEIGSITVNVCLFAFDLMLLNGQPLLNRPFRERRELLKSLFIEVPHNFTWVKSIDATSQDSEAVLEFFKAATDQKCEGLMVKILDNLPDIAYKGDGTTEPVDEQEKISKTTTAKAKGKTKTRADNAEPKRTRRKPLLATYEPDKRLDSWLKVKKDYDSTFDTLDLIPIAAWHGQGRKAKWWSPILLAVRNEATGSLEAVTKCMSGFTDAFYKENRAFYNDGEEDGERQNTRARRPAFVEYSGPEPDVWFEPQEVWEMAFADITLSPTYTAAIGLISDERGLSLRFPRFLKKREDKSIDEASSGEFLATLFRKQEAKAPTVAQGIPDDEYE is encoded by the exons ATGGGCAGCCCTgcgaagaagaggaagctTAATGGCGACACCAAGCCAACGCCGTCTCGAGGGCTAGAATACTTCTTTGCCAAGCAGAAGCAAAAGCCCCCAGAGCCACCGTTGAATGAATATACCGCCACATCTAGCCAAGTCTTGAGTGACGAGGAGCTTGCTCGTAAACTGCAAGCGGAATGGAACAGGGAGGATACTGTTCGTAACGAAGCCCAAGGTGTATCATCTAAGGAGAGCGAGGGTGTTGCTGCACGAAATGCGGATGGTTCGAACTTGGACGATGCTACTCTCGCCACCGACAATCCATTAGCCGACGGTAGCGCCCTTACTGTAACTGCGAATTCAACAAAGACCAACACACTCACTCTCCAGTCTGTTGCGTCTGCTGAGGACACAATCTCCTCCGTAATACCTCTAGACGAAAGTCCATTAGCATTCAACGTTTCAGAATACATCACCAAACTGAAAGCTCATTGGAATGCAGAAGGTGGCAATGCCTCTTACGCCATCCTCACTCGATGTTTTGTGCTCGTAAGCGCCACGACCAGTCGCATCAAGATTGTCGATACTCTGGTGAATTGCTTGAGGATTCTTATAGAAGCAGACCCAGACAGTCTTCTACCAGCG GTCTGGCTGGCTACAAACTCCATTTCGCCGCCATATATCTCGCTGGAGCTGGGCCTTGGTGGATCGGCaatttcaaaggctttgaaACAAGTATGCGGTCTAGACAGCCGCAGCCTCAAGGCCATCTACGACAAACATGGCGATCCGGGCGACGTTGCGttcgaggccaagaagaaacAGAACTTCACCCTGAGAAAGCCCAAACCACTTACTATAAAAGGTGTCTTCCAGTCCTTGGTTAAAATCGCTCAAAGCCAGGGCCAGGGAAGTGTCAACGTGAAGCAGCAAATAGTAGACAGGCTATTACAGGATGCCCGAGGAGGCGAGGAAAGCAGATTTATTGTTCGGACCCTCTGTCAACAT CTACGGATAGGAGCAGTCAAGACAACAATGCTCATCGCGTTATCGAGGGCTTTTCTCTTATCAAAGCCCTATGGGGCTGACTTCGAAACCAGAGATACCAAGGAACTGGCTCGCTTGAAGAAAGAAGAACTTGCCGAAGTTTGGGCACGAGGCGAAGAACTCGTCAAGGCTTGCTTTGCAAGGCGTCCCAACTACAATGACCTTGTTCCGGTGCTTTTGGAGATTGGCATCACGGACGAGCTGCTTGTGCGCTGCGGTCTAGCAATTCATATACCGCTGCGACCTATGCTGGGAAGCATCACCAGAGATCTCAGCGAAATGCTCACAAAACTTCAGGGGCGTGATTTTGCTTGTGAATTCAAGTATGATGGCCAAAGAGCTCAAGTCCACTGCGACGAAAACGGAAAAGTCTCAATATTCTCCAGACATCTGGAGTTGATGACTGACAAATATCCTGATCTTGTTGCGCTCATCCCCAAGATCAGGGGAGAGGGTGTTTCAAGCTTCATCCTGGAGGGAGAAGTTGTAGCCGTCGACTCGACGACGGGAGATCTCAAGAACTTCCAGACACTGACCAATCGTGCCCGGAAGGACGTTGAAATTGGTAGCATTACAGTCAATGTATGCCTGTTCGCGTTCGATCTTATGTTACTCAACGGACAGCCACTCTTGAATAGACCTTTCAGGGAGCGCCGCGAGCTGTTAAAGTCCCTGTTCATCGAGGTTCCTCACAACTTCACTTGGGTCAAGAGCATAGACGCAACATCACAAGATTCCGAAGCTGTGCTGGAGTTTTTCAAGGCTGCTACCGATCAGAAGTGCGAAGGGTTGATGGTGAAGATATTGGACAACTTGCCCGATATTGCCTACAAAGGTGACGGTACTACTGAGCCAGTAGACGAGCAAGAGAAAATCTCCAAAACTACTACCGCCAAGGCGAAAGGCAAAACGAAGACAAGGGCTGATAATGCCGAGCCCAAGAGAACACGAAGGAAGCCATTGCTCGCCACTTACGAACCCGACAAACGCCTCGACTCGTGGCTCAAGGTGAAGAAGGACTACGACTCAACATTTGATACACTGGACCTTATTCCCATTGCTGCCTGGCATGGCCAGGGCAGGAAAGCCAAGTGGTGGTCTCCGATCCTCCTCGCCGTCCGTAATGAGGCGACGGGGTCGCTTGAGGCGGTCACCAAATGCATGTCAGGCTTTACGGATGCCTTTTACAAAGAGAATAGAGCATTTTACAATGACGGCGAGGAAGACGGCGAAAGACAGAACACGAGAGCTCGAAGGCCAGCTTTTGTGGAGTACTCGGGTCCAGAGCCTGATGTTTGGTTCGAGCCTCAAGAGGTTTGGGAGATGGCATTTGCGGACATAACTCTCAGTCCTACATACACTGCCGCAATCGGTTTGATCAGCGATGAAAGGGGTCTCAGTCTGCGATTCCCTCGATTTCTGAAAAAGCGAGAAGACAAGAGTATTGATGAAGCCAGCTCAGGTGAATTCCTTGCAACCTTGTTCCGTAAGCAAGAGGCCAAGGCACCGACGGTCGCACAGGGGATACCAGATGATGAATACGAATGA
- a CDS encoding aldose 1-epimerase, with amino-acid sequence MSLHEPIKLLPLGAIIQSFKVGDVDIVQGFPTQELYEKHNSPYFGETIGRVANRTKDAKINSLNGGKSYTLTANDGPNNLHGGVVGWGKRVWEGPKAVGIRDIPGIEGLVGGESVEFSLTSEDGDEGFPGTVKAKTIYTAGEQTVDGKKVTVLGIEYIAELVGDAEETPINMTNHSYFNLTGGPSIAGTVVEIATNAYLPVDDGGIPTGGVGAFSKFEGNKPFTLGPQEPCIDDCFIANDKPESVPIDTSSLPLSRHVAAHHPDSGIHLEVYSTEPAFQFYTGKYIDVPEVGGVPARKARSAFCVEPSRYVNAVNVDEWKNMTVLKKGQKYGARIVYRAWKE; translated from the exons ATGTCTCTTCACGAGCCGATCAAGCTCCTGCCGCTCGGCGCAATCATCCAGTCCTTCAAGGTTGGTGACGTCGACATTGTCCAGGGTTTCCCCACTCAGGAGCTCTACGAGAAGCACAACAGCCCTTACTTTGGCGAGACCATTGGCCGCGTCGCGAACCGCACCAAGGATGCCAAGATCAACTCGCTAAACGGCGGCAAGAGCTACACCCTCACGGCCAACGACGGACCGAACAACCTGCATGGAGGCGTTGTCGGTTGGGGTAAGCGCGTCTGGGAAGGGCCAAAAGCTGTCGGCATTCGCGACATTCCCGGTATCGAGGGGCTGGTCGGCGGCGAGTCCGTCGAGTTCTCGTTGACCAGCGAGGACGGCGATGAAGGATTCCCAGGCACCGTCAAGGCCAAGACGATCTACACGGCAGGCGAGCAGACAGTCGATGGCAAGAAGGTGACTGTTTTGGGCATCGAGTACATTGCCGAGCTGGTCGGAGATGCCGAAGAAACACCCATTAACATGACCAACCACTC ATACTTCAACTTGACAGGCGGCCCCTCCATCGCCGGCACAGTGGTTGAAATCGCGACCAACGCATACCTCCCAGTCGATGACGGCGGCATCCCTAcaggcggcgttggcgcaTTCTCCAAGTTCGAGGGAAACAAGCCCTTCACTCTCGGCCCCCAGGAGCCTTGCATTGACGACTGCTTCATCGCCAACGACAAGCCAGAGTCCGTCCCTATTGACACCTCATCGTTGCCCCTGAGCCGCCACGTTGCCGCGCACCATCCAGACTCGGGTATTCACCTCGAAGTGTACAGCACTGAGCCTGCGTTCCAGTTCTACACTGGCAAGTACATCGACGTGCCCGAGGTTGGTGGCGTGCCAGCCCGGAAGGCGCGGAGTGCATTCTGCGTCGAGCCGAGCCGTTATGTCAACGCTGTCAATGTGGATGAGTGGAAGAACATGACAGTTTTGAAGAAGGGTCAGAAATACGGTGCCCGTATTGTCTATCGCGCCTGGAAAGAGTAG
- a CDS encoding DNA polymerase epsilon catalytic subunit A, with the protein MPNTSLRKPQRVYRGGPRKIAYHGGSRGARTFAAAPGRNEATSTDEKWERVKLAHDIDENMGFGRYDAGRKREGWLVNVQSTSIEDDRVPGGGGRAALDCYFIEEDGGTFKATVQYDPYFLVAVRKGHEGEVEEWCKRVPGGGVVKKVRRIEKEDLKMPNHLLGYRRTFLELSFANVQNLMAARKDIMPIAERNKKNMDAMDTYAEVAATNGDFDLFDDDLRNDEKRHNASFADASDFLVDIREYDVPYHVRVMIDLNIRVGKWYWVEAKHGVTSIVCNEEHLVMADPVVMAYDIETTKLPLKFPDAAIDQVMMISYMIDGQGFLITNREVISEDIADFEYTPKPEYPGPFMIFNEPDEKALLERFFLHIKEARPTVIATYNGDFFDWPFVDARASFNGIDMYREIGWRKDTDDQYKCNYSVHMDCFHWVNRDSYLPQGSRGLKAVTVAKLGYDPDELDPELMTPYAQERPQTLAEYSVSDAVATYYLYMKYVHPFIFSLCTILPLGPDDTERKGTGTLCEMLLMVQAYQKNIVLPNKHMSPKESFWEGHLLDSETYVGGHVESIEAGVFRADIPVNFAVDPSACDELIRDLDAALKFSITVEEKKDMDDVTNYEEVRDQIKAKLLALRDTPNRQERPLIYHLDVASMYPNIMTTNRLQPDSMISEADCAACDFNRPGKTCDRRLPWAWRGEYLPAKRDEYNMIRNALENERFPGKWPNSPMRTFQELPADEQANLVRKRLQLYSQKVYHKIHDSTTKVREAIICQRENPFYIDTVRDFRDRRYDYKGKAKVWKGKTDALKSSGAPGSEVDAAKKMIILFDSLQLAHKVILNSFYGYVMRKGSRWYSMEMAGVTCLTGATIIQLAKELVERLGRPLELDTDGIWCMLPATFPENFAFKLKNGKKLAISYPCVMLNHLVHAKFTNHQYQTLVDADTFKYETHSDNSIFFEVDGPYKAMVLPTSKEEDKNLKKRYAVFNDDGSLAELKGFEVKRRGELKLIKIFQQQIFKFFLEGETLAECYSAVAKVANRWLDVLDNKGTTLADEELMDLISENRSMSKTLEEYGSQKSTSITTAKRLADFLGEQMVKDKGLNCKFIICARPKGAPVTERAVPVAIFSADEDTKRLYLKKWLKEEPQDTDPRALLDWAYYAERLGSVIQKLITIPAALQKVRNPVPRVPHPDWLQRRINAKDDKMKQKKMTDLFASKGPLEDITNISSSRLNDLEDFGNKLLQPKTVDAAITASQKVSTSKRKEPEPAVPADPFASLPKVMPDPSKDYPAFLQYQKLKWKLQKQARIRRRHLFGDRRGNANNNIQQTFRNQAEITFRNTWQLLQLKLTDNPGIVSAYVLIDNKIHSVKIKVPRQVFLNLKSRELPDVEVEGCQVEQVSHTLPNGHSSVHLFKLVVDEEVYFAESEKFSLLFNHPSVEGVYETQVPLNMRAVLQLGNLCTIDESQPGVLGKGLDQGFELTSLQRPAKPQPYLDSAKMAYIYISHISAGERQIFGVFSSRTEYAQVVILNKSRDSAQDMPNITKLYADLLAKRRQEEASTPESTWQDCFEYQDRVSFKTTQVTTRRKAFLEISDMVKKMRKDEVNPIMMVIQSSQRNMLLHEIPILQEFPVLPLKFDPADSSLPPLGWQSVVARRLVNHYLGLGSWILHLTALARYGDVPLCNLERDDPRFLIDVAYARRLQANNVVLWWSPGPRPDHAGYEKDDVAGPLDVVQMPAVNNPGTFASVCIDIEVRNLAINTILTSSLINELEGAESISFNPASDATGGDGAGEILHSENAFANAGVQVLREMVKSWWAEACRGSTMADVMVQHLVRWVESPDSFLYDRALHYYVQIMSRKAFQQLMSDFRRVGSQVVFASANRLLLQTTKGEVGNAYAYSQYILKSIKSKPLFHFIDLEIKEYWDYLVWYDQFNYGGKACQEVVEAETQSLDMIMHWQMATFLPLRLQSVFKEWVIEFIQLMHSHKRPAAIDGSTPRATQLPVRSNNGLSEDGEGHIILGKAFERPLKREIAGLIAAQKRELLHPELAVDYDFPVLPGSHLSNLHPSTAVLELVKMLMQVLSLDKNIALEARLVRKELLAMLDVREFSKEATFQNPSESLKLPQVSCDNCTVARDLDLCRDEDLLPPPGEAQGQQRPWRCTFCESEYDRNGLEEVLLAQVEAVVVEWTTQDLKCAKCGALRVNEFMEHCTCSGDWVATVKRDEVVRRMKVYRNVAKFYGLKMLEDVAGELFAAI; encoded by the exons ATGCCCAATACATCATTAAGAAAACCCCAAAGGGTATATCGCGGCGGTCCGCGCAAGATCGCCTACCATGGAGGCTCACGCGGCGCCAGGAccttcgccgccgccccgggCCGCAACGAGGCAACCTCGACCGACGAAAAGTGGGAGCGCGTGAAGCTTGCCCACGACATCGACGAGAACATGGGGTTTGGACGCTATGATGCCGGCCGGAAGCGTGAGGGCTGGCTCGTCAACGTCCAGTCAACGAGCATCGAGGACGACCGCGtccctggcggcggcggccgggcGGCGCTCGACTGCTACTTCATCGAGGAGGACGGCGGCACATTCAAGGCCACCGTGCAGTACGATCCTTACTTCCTCGTTGCGGTGCGCAAGGGCCACGAGGGTGAGGTCGAGGAGTGGTGCAAGCGCGTgccgggcggcggcgtcgtcaaAAAGGTCCGGAGGATAGAGAAGGAGGACCTCAAGATGCCAAACCATCTGCTGGGGTACAGGCGCACATTTCTGGAGCTGAGCTTTGCCAATGTACAGAACCTGATGGCCGCAAGGAAGGATATCATGCCCATTGCGGAGAGGAATAAGAAGAATATGGATGCGATGGACACTTATGCCGAGGTCGCAGC TACAAATGGCGATTTCGACTTGTTCGATGACGATTTACGAAATGATGAAAAACGACATAATGCTTCTTTTGCTGATGCTAGCGATTTCCTTGTCGATATACGAGAATATGACGTACCTTACCACGTCAGAGTAATGATTGATCTAA ATATCCGAGTTGGAAAGTGGTACTGGGTGGAGGCGAAACATGGGGTCACGTCCATTGTTTGCAACGAAGAGCACCTGGTGATGGCAGATCCGGTGGTAATGGCCTACGATATCGAAACGACGAAGCTGCCACTGAAGTTTCCAGACGCCGCCATTGACCAGGTCATGATGATATCGTACATGATTGATGGCCAGGGGTTCCTGATCACGAATCGGGAAGTCATCTCTGAGGATATTGCGGATTTCGAGTACACGCCAAAACCCGAATATCCTGGCCCTTTCATGATATTTAACGAGCCGGACGAGAAAGCCTTGCTTGAGAGATTCTTCCTACATATCAAAGAGGCACGGCCGACCGTGATCGCCACATACAACGGTGATTTCTTCGATTGGCCATTTGTCGACGCCAGGGCGAGCTTCAACGGGATCGACATGTACAGGGAAATAGGTTGGAGGAAAGATACCGACGATCAGTACAAGTGCAACTACTCGGTGCACATGGATTGTTTCCACTGGGTCAACCGAGACAGTTACCTCCCGCAAGGTAGCAGAGGTCTCAAGGCCGTTACAGTGGCCAAGCTCGGCTACGACCCCGACGAACTCGACCCGGAACTGATGACACCGTATGCGCAGGAGAGGCCTCAGACACTGGCAGAGTACTCAGTTTCCGATGCGGTGGCGACGTATTATCTGTACATGAAATACGTGCACCCCTTCATCTTCTCCCTCTGCACCATTTTACCCCTGGGTCCCGACGACACAGAGAGGAAAGGAACCGGAACCCTTTGCGAGATGTTGTTGATGGTGCAGGCATACCAAAAAAATATCGTGCTGCCAAATAAGCACATGTCTCCCAAGGAGTCATTCTGGGAAGGTCATTTGTTGGATTCCGAGACTTACGTTGGTGGTCACGTCGAAAGTATCGAGGCTGGAGTGTTTCGCGCAGACATACCAGTCAATTTTGCCGTGGACCCTTCGGCATGTGACGAACTGATACGGGATCTGGACGCTGCACTCAAATTCAGCATTACCGTGGAAGAGAAGAAGGACATGGACGATGTGACAAACTACGAGGAAGTCCGGGATCAAATTAAGGCAAAGTTGCTTGCGCTCAGGGATACACCAAACAGGCAAGAAAGGCCATTGATCTACCACTTGGATGTCGCGTCCATGTACCCAAACATCATGACGACGAATCGACTCCAGCCCGACTCCATGATTTCAGAAGCAGACTGCGCAGCCTGTGATTTCAACCGGCCTGGCAAAACTTGCGACAGGAGGCTACCATGGGCATGGAGAGGAGAGTATCTTCCGGCAAAACGAGATGAGTATAACATGATCAGGAACGCATTGGAGAACGAGAGGTTCCCTGGTAAATGGCCAAACTCGCCTATGAGAACATTCCAAGAGCTCCCGGCGGATGAGCAAGCCAATCTGGTACGCAAGAGGTTGCAGCTTTACTCGCAGAAAGTATATCACAAGATCCACGACTCCACTACCAAAGTTCGTGAGGCGATCATATGCCAACGAGAGAACCCTTTCTACATCGACACCGTGCGCGACTTTCGAGATCGGCGATACGACTACAAGGGCAAAGCAAAGGTTTGGAAGGGCAAGACAGATGCCTTGAAGTCCTCAGGGGCCCCTGGCAGTGAAGTCGACGCGGCCAAGAAGATGATCATCTTGTTTGATTCACTTCAGCTCGCACACAAGGTTATTTTGAACTCATTCTATGGCTACGTCATGAGAAAAGGTTCAAGATGGTACTCCATGGAGATGGCTGGTGTGACGTGTCTGACGGGAGCAACTATTATTCAACTTGCCAAGGAGCTTGTGGAGCGACTTGGAAGGCCTCTGGAACTGGACACTGACGGTATCTGGTGCATGCTCCCCGCTACTTTCCCTGAGAATTTTGCTTTCAAGCTCAAGAACGGCAAAAAGCTCGCCATATCGTACCCTTGTGTCATGTTGAACCACCTCGTCCATGCCAAGTTCACAAACCACCAGTACCAAACGCTCGTCGACGCAGATACATTCAAGTACGAGACGCACAGCGACAATTCCATCTTCTTCGAGGTTGACGGACCTTACAAGGCCATGGTCCTGCCCACATCCAAGGAGGAGGACAAGAACTTGAAGAAGCGATATGCTGTGTTCAACGACGATGGTAGTCTTGCCGAGCTGAAGGGATTCGAAGTCAAGCGAAGAGGTGAGCTCAAGCTCATCAAGATCTTCCAACAGCAAATCTTCAAGTTCTTCCTCGAAGGCGAAACACTAGCCGAATGCTACAGTGCAGTGGCAAAGGTTGCAAACAGATGGCTGGACGTCTTGGACAACAAGGGGACGACTCTGGCGGACGAGGAGCTTATGGACCTCATTTCGGAGAACCGAAGCATGAGTAAGACGTTGGAGGAGTACGGCAGCCAGAAGTCAACCTCCATCACGACAGCAAAGCGCTTGGCCGACTTCCTCGGCGAGCAGATGGTCAAGGATAAGGGTCTCAACTGCAAGTTCATTATCTGTGCTAGGCCCAAGGGTGCCCCGGTCACTGAGAGAGCTGTACCTGTCGCGATATTCTCGGCTGATGAGGATACCAAGCGTCTGTATCTGAAGAAGTGGTTGAAGGAAGAGCCACAAGACACGGATCCCAGAGCCCTCCTTGACTGGGCATATTACGCAGAACGTCTTGGGTCAGTCATTCAGAAGCTTATTACTATTCCGGCGGCGTTGCAAAAGGTCCGGAATCCGGTTCCGAGGGTGCCACATCCAGACTGGCTCCAACGCAGAATCAATGCCAAGGACGACAAGATGAAGCAGAAAAAGATGACGGACTTGTTTGCCTCAAAGGGGCCTTTGGAggacatcactaacatcagctCCTCACGACTGAACGATCTGGAGGACTTTGGCAACAAGCTTCTGCAACCCAAAACAGTAGATGCTGCCATCACCGCCAGCCAGAAAGTCTCGACCTCGAAAAGGAAAGAACCGGAACCAGCTGTCCCGGCTGATCCATTCGCATCTTTGCCCAAGGTCATGCCGGACCCCTCGAAGGACTACCCTGCCTTTTTGCAATACCAGAAGCTGAAGTGGAAGCTGCAGAAGCAGGCAAGGATTCGTAGAAGGCACCTTTTTGGCGACCGTCGCGGCAATGCAAACAACAATATTCAGCAAACTTTCCGGAACCAGGCCGAGATTACGTTCAGAAACACTTGGCAACTCTTGCAACTCAAACTGACCGACAACCCGGGTATCGTGTCGGCGTATGTACTGATTGACAATAAAATCCACTCGGTCAAGATCAAGGTGCCTCGCCAAGTCTTCCTGAACCTCAAGAGCAGGGAACTGCCAGACGTGGAGGTAGAGGGCTGCCAAGTGGAACAGGTTAGCCACACACTACCAAACGGCCACTCGTCAGTCCATCTCTTCAAGCTGGTCGTCGATGAGGAGGTCTACTTTGCAGAGTCGGAAAAATTCTCGCTTCTGTTCAACCACCCGAGTGTTGAGGGAGTGTACGAGACGCAAGTTCCTCTCAACATGCGCGCTGTTCTTCAGCTTGGTAACCTTTGCACAATTGACGAGAGCCAGCCAGGTGTTTTGGGCAAAGGGCTTGACCAGGGCTTCGAGCTCACCAGTCTTCAGAGGCCAGCCAAGCCCCAACCCTATCTTGATTCCGCAAAGATGGCGTACATTTATATCTCACACATCAGCGCTGGTGAGCGACAGATATTTGGCGTGTTTTCATCAAGGACAGAGTACGCCCAGGTCGTGATCCTCAACAAGAGCAGAGACAGCGCCCAAGATATGCCGAACATCACAAAGCTTTACGCGGACCTCTTGGCCAAGCGTAGACAGGAAGAGGCGTCTACGCCAGAGTCGACATGGCAGGATTGTTTCGAGTACCAGGATCGGGTCTCCTTCAAGACTACACAGGTCACAACACGCAGGAAGGCGTTCCTCGAGATCAGCGACATGGTGAAAAAGATGCGCAAGGATGAGGTCAATCCCATTATGATGGTCATTCAGTCTTCGCAGAGGAACATGCTGCTCCACGAGATCCCGATCCTACAGGAGTTCCCAGTATTGCCTCTGAAGTTCGACCCCGCCGACAGCTCACTGCCACCATTGGGCTGGCAGTCCGTCGTGGCAAGACGTCTTGTCAATCATTATCTCGGCCTGGGATCGTGGATCCTCCACCTCACTGCTTTGGCAAGGTATGGCGACGTGCCACTGTGCAACCTCGAGCGCGATGACCCCAGGTTCTTGATCGACGTCGCGTACGCGCGGCGCTTGCAGGCGAACAATGTCGTCTTGTGGTGGTCACCAGGCCCACGGCCGGACCATGCTGGATACGAGAAGGACGATGTCGCGGGCCCTCTGGATGTCGTACAAATGCCAGCAGTCAACAACCCAGGAACGTTTGCTTCCGTATGCATAGATATCGAGGTACGCAACCTGGCTATCAACACCATCCTCACCTCATCTCTCATCAATGAGCTCGAAGGCGCCGAGTCTATATCTTTCAACCCTGCTTCTGATGCGACTGGCGGAGACGGTGCTGGCGAGATTCTTCATTCAGAAAACGCGTTCGCCAATGCCGGTGTTCAGGTTCTGCGGGAGATGGTCAAGAGCTGGTGGGCAGAAGCATGCCGCGGCAGCACGATGGCAGATGTCATGGTGCAGCACCTAGTGCGGTGGGTGGAAAGCCCGGATTCCTTCCTGTATGATCGCGCGCTGCACTACTACGTACAGATAATGTCGCGAAAGGCATTCCAGCAGCTCATGTCAGACTTCCGCCGCGTTGGCTCCCAGGTTGTCTTTGCCAGCGCCAACAGGCTGCTCCTCCAGACGACCAAGGGGGAGGTGGGCAATGCCTACGCTTACAGCCAGTATATCCTCAAGAGCATCAAGAGCAAGCCGCTGTTCCATTTCATCGACCTCGAGATCAAAGAATACTGGGACTACCTGGTCTGGTACGACCAGTTCAACTATGGCGGGAAGGCTTGTCAAGAGGTGGTTGAGGCTGAGACTCAGAGCCTGGACATGATTATGCACTGGCAGATGGCTACTTTCCTACCCCTACGACTACAATCAGTCTTCAAGGAGTGGGTCATTGAGTTCATCCAGCTCATGCACTCTCACAAACGCCCAGCCGCCATTGACGGGTCGACACCGCGTGCAACGCAACTTCCCGTCCGAAGCAACAACGGACTGTCTGAGGATGGCGAGGGTCACATTATTCTTGGAAAGGCATTTGAGCGTCCTCTCAAAAGGGAAATCGCGGGCCTGATCGCAGCTCAAAAGCGCGAGCTACTGCACCCGGAACTTGCAGTGGACTACGACTTCCCAGTCCTCCCCGGCAGCCATCTTTCGAACCTGCATCCCAGCACAGCAGTGCTCGAGCTAGTCAAGATGCTCATGCAAGTGTTGAGCCTGGACAAGAACATTGCTCTCGAGGCGAGGTTGGTGCGCAAAGAGCTCCTCGCGATGCTGGACGTGCGAGAATTCAGCAAAGAGGCGACATTCCAAAACCCATCTGAGAGCCTGAAGCTACCGCAGGTTTCGTGTGACAACTGCACCGTGGCGCGAGATCTGGACCTATGTCGTGACGAAGACCTTCTTCCGCCACCCGGGGAGGCACAAGGACAACAGCGGCCGTGGCGGTGCACATTCTGTGAGTCCGAGTACGACCGCAACGGGCTCGAGGAGGTGCTGTTGGCGCAGGTGGAGGCTGTGGTGGTGGAGTGGACGACGCAGGACCTCAAGTGCGCAAAGTGTGGTGCTCTGAGGGTCAACGAGTTCATGGAGCACTGCACCTGCAGTGGGGACTGGGTGGCGACGGTCAAGAGGGATGAAGTCGTCCGTAGGATGAAGGTGTATCGGAACGTGGCCAAattttacgggttgaagatGTTGGAGGATGTTGCCGGAGAACTATTTGCGGCAATTTGA